The Solibacillus sp. FSL R7-0682 genome includes a window with the following:
- a CDS encoding HNH endonuclease, giving the protein MEKDGQYRKFYRSKLWQNLSFQYRLTHPICEECLKLGLAVKADVVDHVIEIKDDWSKRLDESNLSSLCHHHHAIKTKRERMKRSPK; this is encoded by the coding sequence ATGGAAAAGGACGGACAATATAGAAAGTTTTATAGAAGCAAGTTATGGCAAAATCTATCCTTTCAGTACCGCTTAACTCATCCAATTTGCGAAGAATGTCTGAAACTTGGATTAGCAGTTAAAGCAGATGTTGTGGATCACGTGATTGAGATTAAAGATGATTGGTCAAAGCGATTAGATGAAAGTAACCTATCTAGTTTATGCCATCATCATCATGCGATTAAAACGAAACGAGAACGAATGAAACGCTCTCCTAAATAA
- a CDS encoding phage terminase small subunit P27 family — MGKKIQLVEPTKAHISKAERLERVEMQKELFEYAELNVTPPKHLIGEALKEWERIVPYIKNDVPVSELDYSLLASYCAAVGTIVECQNDINKRGLVLADGKANPAYRMQSQAIKDMRMLANALAISLDGRMKLALNKVKEKPVDPFESLIGNG; from the coding sequence ATGGGGAAGAAAATTCAATTAGTCGAGCCTACCAAAGCACATATTTCAAAAGCAGAACGTTTAGAACGTGTAGAAATGCAGAAAGAACTGTTTGAGTATGCAGAATTAAATGTTACACCGCCAAAGCATTTAATTGGTGAAGCATTAAAAGAGTGGGAACGAATTGTTCCGTATATAAAAAATGACGTCCCAGTTTCGGAATTAGATTATTCGTTACTCGCTTCATATTGTGCAGCAGTTGGAACGATTGTAGAGTGTCAAAACGATATAAATAAACGTGGACTTGTGTTAGCAGATGGGAAAGCCAATCCAGCGTACAGAATGCAGTCACAAGCAATTAAAGATATGCGTATGCTGGCTAATGCGCTTGCTATTAGTTTAGATGGTCGAATGAAATTAGCGCTTAATAAAGTAAAAGAAAAGCCTGTTGATCCGTTTGAAAGTTTGATAGGCAATGGCTAA
- a CDS encoding helix-turn-helix domain-containing protein, with product MIKVHLSKLLGERKMKISDLSNVTGLHRNGLSKLYKEETDGIKFETLEKVCKALDCKIEDLLEIIEE from the coding sequence TTGATAAAAGTACATTTATCTAAATTACTTGGCGAACGTAAAATGAAAATTTCGGACTTATCAAATGTTACTGGCTTGCACAGAAACGGATTAAGTAAGCTATACAAAGAAGAAACTGATGGTATTAAATTTGAGACGCTAGAAAAAGTTTGCAAGGCTTTAGATTGCAAGATTGAGGATTTATTAGAAATAATCGAAGAATAA
- a CDS encoding phage major capsid protein, giving the protein MTNEEKEKRLTENADLEAPTKAQTGEADSENAQDDDTKSDDTTQDEKVISGYAIKFGTPSKDLGGFVEVITPEALKEVDLSNVILLHGHDYGKPLASVKAGTLKLEVDETGLRFEATLQDTTYANDIYKNIQAGIIDSMSFGFEIGVESFDENEDGVVTRSIEKVKALREISIVTVPAYDESNVQVNTRSYEAWVNQNTTKKDDNKMAKTLLNNDNTETRSFEQYIRSQGQVRDGLTTVNADVVIPKDVIGEVFDLKRQRYNLAQYATVKEVSNGQGKYPIATNQEATLATKAELALIADIDADMFTQVEYAVETRAGKIALSNEVVEDAAVDIVGEVKAQLEKLVENTDNANIITKLKAFTKVDATGLDDLKKVNNVTLDPALDKTVIVNQDTFNYLDTLKDADGRYILQPDVTAASGYSLFGNPVVVISNKLLPSLLEGTYPMIMGDIKQAIFVARRNQVTTQWEQFDYYSQGLAVIVRNDYQVIDADAARYIEITPA; this is encoded by the coding sequence ATGACAAATGAAGAAAAAGAAAAGCGTTTAACTGAAAATGCAGACCTGGAAGCACCGACCAAAGCACAGACAGGGGAAGCAGATTCAGAAAACGCTCAAGATGATGATACAAAATCAGACGACACAACACAAGACGAAAAGGTTATTAGTGGTTACGCAATTAAATTTGGCACACCTTCAAAAGATTTAGGTGGCTTTGTAGAGGTTATTACACCAGAAGCATTAAAAGAGGTAGACCTATCAAATGTTATTTTGCTACATGGTCATGATTACGGTAAGCCATTAGCAAGTGTGAAGGCTGGCACATTAAAGTTAGAAGTGGATGAAACTGGACTTCGATTCGAAGCTACATTACAAGATACAACCTATGCAAACGATATTTATAAAAATATCCAAGCTGGCATCATTGATTCGATGTCATTCGGTTTCGAAATTGGTGTTGAATCATTTGATGAAAATGAAGATGGGGTTGTTACACGCAGTATTGAAAAAGTAAAAGCGTTACGTGAAATTTCAATCGTAACAGTTCCTGCTTATGACGAAAGCAATGTTCAAGTAAATACACGTTCTTATGAAGCGTGGGTAAATCAAAATACAACTAAAAAGGATGATAACAAAATGGCAAAAACATTATTAAATAACGACAATACAGAAACACGTTCATTTGAACAATACATTCGTTCACAAGGGCAAGTACGAGATGGACTTACAACAGTAAATGCAGATGTAGTTATTCCTAAAGATGTTATCGGTGAAGTATTCGATCTAAAGCGTCAACGCTATAATTTAGCACAATACGCAACAGTGAAAGAAGTATCAAATGGACAAGGTAAATACCCAATTGCAACGAATCAAGAAGCGACGTTAGCAACAAAAGCAGAATTAGCATTAATTGCAGATATTGATGCGGATATGTTCACACAGGTTGAATATGCTGTAGAAACACGAGCTGGTAAAATTGCATTATCGAATGAAGTTGTGGAAGATGCAGCAGTTGACATTGTGGGAGAGGTTAAGGCACAACTTGAAAAGTTAGTGGAAAATACAGACAATGCTAATATCATTACAAAGCTAAAAGCCTTCACAAAGGTAGATGCAACAGGATTAGACGATTTAAAGAAAGTAAACAACGTTACGCTTGATCCTGCACTTGATAAAACGGTGATTGTGAATCAAGATACATTTAATTATTTAGATACATTAAAAGATGCAGATGGACGTTATATCCTTCAACCAGATGTGACAGCTGCAAGTGGTTATTCATTATTCGGAAATCCAGTCGTAGTAATTTCAAATAAGTTACTTCCATCCCTATTAGAAGGCACTTACCCAATGATTATGGGAGATATTAAACAAGCTATTTTCGTGGCTCGTAGAAATCAAGTAACGACACAATGGGAACAATTCGATTACTATTCACAAGGGTTAGCGGTTATCGTTCGCAATGACTACCAAGTAATTGATGCAGACGCAGCACGTTACATCGAAATTACACCAGCTTAA
- a CDS encoding GGDEF domain-containing protein, with protein MFSEFFVNFSILFCFTVLIFWLFTQYSNKPFISKYKSVIVGISFGVGALILTVLTAPFANGVLINNRTIFLLFGGLLGGPVSVLIIGLIIVFSREALLFTSTLSYIMMYNILFVTLITAAIAYKRPITYQNMPIYFFALTFEHILVLLIYYKCSSQGILYLVIYLIFSTAAFYVIRTLLSQLEDTSSQIKRIYQLGKMDFLTQLPNSKAAEQKIISYMNARTPFELLHIDIRNFQNINCQYRYKVGDELIILVGEILQKQLPDNGFIARIGSDQFYIVLPFHEPASAIHFAYQVDQKVRQFVFEPNNEIQLSLAIGISSYPYNTIKLEELYEKTYRALKQAKILSNHHICHYNQLKQLHKK; from the coding sequence TACAGTACTAATATTTTGGCTGTTTACTCAATATTCTAACAAGCCATTTATTAGCAAATATAAGTCTGTTATTGTAGGAATTTCATTCGGTGTTGGTGCACTTATTTTAACAGTTTTAACCGCCCCATTTGCCAACGGGGTATTAATTAATAATCGTACAATATTCTTATTGTTTGGTGGTTTACTCGGTGGACCTGTTTCCGTTCTTATTATAGGTCTTATTATTGTCTTTAGCCGTGAAGCCCTACTTTTCACTTCAACTTTATCTTATATCATGATGTATAACATACTATTTGTAACCCTTATTACTGCCGCTATCGCATATAAAAGACCGATTACATATCAAAATATGCCAATTTACTTCTTCGCTTTAACTTTTGAGCATATTTTGGTGTTGCTCATCTACTATAAATGTTCAAGCCAAGGTATTTTATATTTAGTTATTTATTTAATTTTTTCTACTGCTGCATTTTATGTCATTCGAACACTACTCTCACAGTTGGAGGATACAAGTAGTCAAATCAAACGGATTTATCAACTTGGTAAAATGGATTTTTTAACACAACTTCCTAACAGTAAAGCCGCAGAGCAGAAAATAATTTCTTATATGAATGCCCGAACACCATTTGAATTACTCCATATTGATATTAGAAATTTTCAAAATATAAATTGTCAATATCGTTATAAAGTAGGTGATGAATTAATAATTCTAGTCGGGGAAATTTTACAAAAGCAACTTCCGGATAATGGATTTATCGCAAGGATTGGTAGTGATCAATTTTATATTGTATTACCATTCCATGAGCCTGCGTCCGCCATCCATTTTGCTTATCAGGTTGATCAGAAAGTCCGGCAATTCGTCTTTGAACCAAATAATGAAATTCAATTATCGTTAGCGATTGGTATTAGTTCTTACCCATATAACACCATTAAGTTGGAGGAGCTTTATGAAAAAACCTATCGTGCTCTTAAGCAGGCTAAGATTCTAAGCAATCATCATATTTGCCATTACAACCAACTAAAGCAACTTCACAAAAAATAG
- a CDS encoding terminase large subunit, with the protein MANFALEYADKILSGELFAGEKIKQACERFKRDLERSKSDDFPYYFDEGQANKAIAFIELLPSTDGAKINMLLFQKWILSELYGWREKGTNNRRYNRAFISMARKNGKTYLVSGMGANALLVEKQPAEGRQILFVSNALKQAKLGYNMMKNSLNKIVKQSDFMRQKLKILNAEIRDVSSNSVAMALASDTSTLDGYAGTTVILDEWHEAKDRKVYNVLKSGMAQEKNGLLAVVSTAGLNPNVPMYEEYQMLSEVLNGKEEADRYFIAIWELDSKDWLDDEEKYIAANPIFEHEEIKQTMLPAIRDDVQIARKQNNLNAVLVKNFNMWLQASEDSYIGVEDWKAAEANPIPDIKGKDIYFGIDLSKTNDLTSVSWCIPLIDTGQIYCDSHSWVGTKYGLTQKIKRDGINYVTLEQEGECSITKLASGIIDYEDIFNWIMDFIDENELNVQAICYDKWNANSLVTKLEKERLPLVEIRQGVYTLNTPTRTFREQLYDGKIVHAGNKLLTYAVNNALLKIDNNGVMINKNRNSERIDPIAALMNAYTQAMFHFEDIEGAKADNEFYLSEEFSF; encoded by the coding sequence ATGGCTAATTTCGCACTTGAATATGCAGATAAAATCCTTTCGGGTGAATTATTTGCTGGGGAGAAAATCAAACAGGCATGTGAACGTTTTAAGCGAGATTTAGAGCGTTCGAAAAGTGATGATTTCCCATATTACTTTGATGAAGGACAGGCAAATAAAGCAATAGCATTTATTGAATTATTACCATCCACAGATGGCGCTAAAATCAACATGCTGCTATTCCAGAAATGGATTTTATCTGAACTATATGGATGGCGAGAAAAAGGTACAAATAACAGGCGATACAATCGAGCATTTATTTCAATGGCACGTAAGAATGGTAAAACTTATTTAGTATCTGGTATGGGTGCTAATGCTTTATTAGTAGAAAAACAACCAGCAGAAGGCAGACAAATTTTATTCGTTTCTAACGCGCTCAAGCAAGCAAAATTAGGCTATAACATGATGAAGAATAGTCTTAATAAAATAGTTAAGCAATCCGATTTTATGCGCCAAAAATTAAAGATTTTAAACGCTGAAATACGTGACGTTTCTTCTAATAGTGTGGCAATGGCATTAGCTTCTGACACGTCAACACTTGATGGCTATGCTGGTACGACTGTTATTTTAGATGAATGGCATGAAGCGAAAGACCGCAAAGTTTATAACGTTTTAAAGTCTGGAATGGCACAGGAGAAAAATGGTTTGTTAGCAGTCGTTTCTACTGCAGGATTAAATCCAAACGTACCGATGTATGAAGAATATCAAATGTTATCAGAGGTTTTAAATGGCAAAGAAGAAGCAGACCGTTATTTTATTGCTATATGGGAACTTGATTCAAAAGATTGGTTAGATGATGAAGAAAAATACATTGCTGCTAATCCCATTTTTGAACATGAAGAAATTAAGCAAACGATGTTACCAGCTATTCGTGATGATGTTCAAATCGCACGTAAACAAAACAATTTAAATGCGGTATTGGTCAAAAATTTCAACATGTGGCTTCAAGCAAGTGAGGATTCCTATATCGGTGTGGAAGATTGGAAGGCAGCGGAAGCCAATCCGATTCCAGATATTAAAGGCAAGGATATTTATTTTGGTATCGACCTTTCGAAAACAAATGACTTAACATCGGTTAGCTGGTGTATTCCACTAATTGATACAGGACAAATCTATTGTGATAGTCATTCATGGGTGGGAACGAAATATGGACTTACTCAAAAGATTAAAAGGGATGGCATTAATTACGTAACGTTAGAACAAGAGGGTGAATGTTCTATTACAAAATTAGCAAGTGGCATTATTGATTATGAGGACATTTTCAATTGGATTATGGACTTTATAGATGAAAATGAATTAAATGTACAAGCCATTTGTTACGACAAGTGGAACGCGAATTCATTAGTCACGAAGCTGGAGAAGGAACGACTCCCATTAGTTGAAATTCGGCAAGGTGTATATACGTTAAATACACCGACAAGGACGTTCAGAGAACAGTTATACGATGGGAAAATTGTTCACGCGGGCAATAAGTTGCTCACGTATGCGGTGAATAATGCGTTATTAAAAATTGATAACAATGGTGTAATGATTAATAAAAATCGTAACAGTGAGCGTATTGATCCAATCGCTGCATTAATGAACGCTTATACACAAGCAATGTTCCATTTCGAAGATATAGAGGGGGCGAAAGCGGACAATGAATTTTACCTTTCTGAAGAATTTAGCTTTTAA
- a CDS encoding helix-turn-helix domain-containing protein, with translation MIKCKAKKSEILLSMALNGYNQKILSDIAKVNKTTISLLLNNKITLTPKSAQKIANALSVEMNEIFEFVNLGGES, from the coding sequence ATGATTAAGTGTAAAGCTAAAAAAAGTGAGATTTTATTGTCTATGGCTTTGAATGGTTATAACCAAAAAATTTTAAGTGATATTGCTAAAGTCAATAAAACGACAATTTCGTTACTTTTAAACAATAAAATTACGCTTACTCCGAAAAGCGCACAAAAGATAGCGAATGCTTTATCTGTTGAAATGAATGAAATATTTGAATTTGTAAATTTAGGAGGGGAATCATGA
- a CDS encoding YozE family protein, which yields MTFKYWLLNCSDWAEYGFLSTDVAEDETFPDSDNYFEIMLYLINQNAGEWSKQMFNDAWNEYLTVQGKELAQ from the coding sequence ATGACATTCAAATATTGGCTTTTAAATTGTTCAGATTGGGCAGAATACGGATTTTTATCAACAGACGTAGCAGAAGATGAGACATTCCCAGATAGCGATAATTACTTTGAAATCATGTTATATCTAATCAATCAAAATGCTGGGGAATGGTCAAAGCAAATGTTCAATGATGCATGGAATGAATATTTAACAGTACAAGGTAAGGAGCTAGCACAATGA
- a CDS encoding phage/plasmid primase, P4 family: protein MTISNTSEILIVNEESIPDELKHLKQWVVWKAELDDATKKYTKVLYQTSGINRASSIDSKSWDTFKNALEAYENGIGEGIGFVLTESDPYACIDIDGLESVDYLPELAEEIVNLSYSEVSPSGKGIHVWVKFQHDSEKYKNKNTKLGFEIYSNKRFITFTGEAINNLPISESEEINAFIEKVFKREQRTSTLKTTDQPGDRGKAGLSEDRLIKIAENSKSGDRFKLFMYGGWENKYQSASDADMAFCNDLAFWTKCDYSMMDSIYRKSSIYADRKGSTDPLKWDRMQNSTTYGDETLLKAIAECTSIFEPNKDGFQIYVSEKDSSQIDLQKTLRDRRFKELALAIAAWEEAGGKGKKPSTISPIRCAIVLQEYISFVLFDLEENTRLAMYQLSEGTYTNNATLIKRVISWLEPSLNEAKANEVIYHLTNQAQVKERTASRFLIPVENGVFNLQTKTLEPFTPEYVFTSKIATPYVTKPTNLIIDNWDVESWLDSIACGDAEIVNLLWQVINDSLNGNYTRKKSIFLLGEGNNGKGTFQELITNLIGVQNIATLKVNEFDERFKLSLLEGKTVVIGDDVPANVYIDDSSNFNSVVTGDRVIVEQKNKPIYSTIFRCSVIQSTNGMPKFKNKTTGTIRRIVIVPFNANFNGEIENFKIKDEYIKNDQVLQYVLHKAINMDFEKFDIPAASEIELEEFQQDNDPVVDFKSNVFDEWRLKEIPKNIVYAMYKHFCNENGYKFISDRKFHKQFRVLLSDEWVDGNKRFEYTDLIAIGDLDRMGIGFPDKSKPQKTYKNEKLKVV, encoded by the coding sequence TTGACTATATCAAATACATCTGAAATTTTAATAGTGAATGAGGAGAGCATTCCAGATGAATTAAAGCATTTAAAACAATGGGTTGTTTGGAAAGCGGAGTTAGATGATGCTACAAAAAAATATACAAAAGTTTTGTATCAAACAAGCGGCATTAATAGAGCCAGTTCGATTGATTCAAAATCATGGGACACCTTCAAAAACGCTTTAGAAGCATATGAAAATGGTATAGGCGAAGGAATAGGCTTTGTTTTAACTGAAAGTGATCCGTATGCATGTATAGATATTGATGGTCTTGAAAGTGTGGATTACCTACCTGAGTTAGCAGAAGAAATTGTGAATCTATCCTATTCGGAAGTATCACCGAGTGGAAAAGGTATTCATGTGTGGGTGAAATTTCAGCATGATAGCGAGAAATATAAAAATAAAAACACAAAATTAGGGTTTGAAATATACAGTAACAAACGCTTTATAACATTCACTGGTGAAGCGATTAATAATTTGCCTATTAGTGAAAGTGAAGAAATTAATGCATTCATCGAAAAAGTATTCAAGCGTGAACAGAGGACTTCCACATTGAAAACAACAGACCAACCAGGCGACAGAGGTAAAGCGGGACTATCAGAGGATAGGCTTATAAAAATTGCTGAAAACAGTAAAAGTGGTGACCGCTTTAAACTATTTATGTATGGTGGCTGGGAAAATAAATATCAATCGGCATCAGATGCTGATATGGCTTTCTGTAATGATTTAGCTTTTTGGACAAAATGCGATTACAGCATGATGGACAGTATTTATCGTAAATCTTCAATTTATGCAGATAGAAAAGGTTCAACAGATCCTTTGAAATGGGATAGGATGCAAAATTCCACAACTTATGGCGATGAAACCCTACTAAAAGCAATAGCTGAATGTACGAGCATCTTTGAACCTAATAAGGATGGTTTTCAAATTTATGTAAGCGAAAAAGATTCTTCGCAAATCGACCTTCAAAAAACATTGAGAGATAGGCGGTTCAAAGAATTGGCGCTTGCAATTGCAGCATGGGAAGAAGCAGGAGGAAAAGGCAAGAAACCAAGTACCATTTCACCTATTCGATGCGCAATCGTATTACAAGAATATATTTCGTTTGTACTATTCGATTTAGAAGAAAATACAAGGCTTGCTATGTATCAACTGTCAGAAGGGACATACACCAATAATGCAACTTTAATAAAGCGTGTAATTAGTTGGTTAGAACCTTCATTAAACGAAGCAAAGGCGAATGAAGTGATTTACCATTTGACCAATCAAGCACAGGTTAAAGAAAGAACAGCAAGCAGATTTTTAATTCCTGTTGAAAATGGTGTATTTAATCTTCAAACGAAAACGTTAGAGCCATTTACACCAGAATATGTTTTTACATCAAAAATAGCGACTCCTTATGTTACAAAACCTACTAATCTAATTATTGATAATTGGGATGTTGAAAGTTGGCTAGACTCCATTGCTTGTGGTGATGCCGAAATTGTCAATTTGTTGTGGCAAGTTATTAATGATTCATTGAATGGCAATTACACTCGTAAAAAATCCATTTTCTTGTTAGGTGAAGGGAACAATGGTAAAGGAACATTTCAAGAACTTATTACAAATTTAATCGGTGTGCAAAATATCGCAACCTTAAAGGTGAACGAATTTGATGAACGATTTAAATTGAGTTTGCTTGAAGGGAAAACGGTAGTAATCGGTGATGATGTACCAGCGAATGTTTACATTGATGATTCATCCAATTTTAACAGTGTTGTTACTGGGGATCGTGTAATCGTTGAGCAGAAGAACAAGCCTATTTATAGTACAATTTTTCGATGCAGTGTTATCCAATCAACTAACGGTATGCCTAAGTTCAAAAATAAGACAACAGGCACAATTAGACGTATCGTAATTGTTCCCTTTAATGCCAATTTTAATGGAGAGATTGAAAACTTCAAAATCAAAGACGAATACATCAAAAATGACCAAGTGTTGCAATACGTTCTCCATAAAGCGATAAATATGGACTTTGAAAAATTTGATATTCCAGCAGCATCGGAAATTGAACTTGAAGAATTCCAACAAGACAATGATCCCGTTGTAGATTTTAAGTCAAACGTATTTGATGAATGGAGATTGAAAGAAATACCGAAAAACATTGTTTATGCCATGTACAAGCATTTCTGTAATGAAAATGGCTATAAATTCATTTCAGATAGAAAGTTCCATAAACAATTTAGAGTTCTTTTATCAGATGAATGGGTAGACGGTAACAAGCGATTCGAGTATACGGATTTAATTGCTATTGGTGATTTAGACAGAATGGGAATCGGTTTCCCAGATAAAAGCAAGCCACAGAAAACATATAAAAACGAAAAGTTGAAAGTCGTGTAG
- a CDS encoding phage portal protein, producing the protein MSFFKGLNAVQARSEPFLDHLVSLTSNDTAIQYTSTRALRNSDIFTAVKVIAGDIASSELMGKGQIVQLLNNKPNTYTDSWHFFFSMAANVLLNGNAFAEIERDSDGKVKAIHQITNSVSVKQLDNGSIIYETTKDDGKQYTLKSEQVLHFKYFTTDGLVGLSPLHALSGELKLQESGNKLLSGFFNRGVNGGGILKVKKSDLDTKAKEAIRKKFDEANGSTDKALQTIVIDETFEYEPIKINTEILKLVNSNDWTTKQIAKVYGLSTDRLGVEANHSNTEQSNRMYLQNTLTHYFKAFEGELYNKLEVDITFNVDRFNSDVQTTFENAVKAVESSIMTINEARHKIGLEPIENGDRLIQKNTKESEVAL; encoded by the coding sequence ATGAGTTTCTTTAAAGGTTTAAACGCTGTACAAGCACGTTCAGAGCCGTTCCTAGACCATTTAGTTAGTCTTACATCAAATGATACAGCTATCCAATATACAAGCACTAGAGCGTTACGAAACAGCGATATTTTCACAGCCGTAAAGGTCATTGCTGGGGATATTGCTTCAAGTGAATTGATGGGGAAAGGGCAGATTGTTCAATTATTAAATAATAAGCCTAACACATACACAGATAGCTGGCATTTCTTTTTCAGTATGGCAGCGAATGTATTATTAAACGGAAATGCCTTTGCAGAAATAGAACGCGATTCAGATGGGAAAGTTAAAGCAATTCACCAGATAACCAACAGTGTGAGCGTAAAGCAATTAGATAATGGCAGCATTATTTATGAAACGACCAAAGATGATGGCAAGCAGTACACACTCAAAAGTGAACAGGTTCTTCATTTCAAGTATTTCACAACGGATGGATTAGTAGGTTTAAGTCCATTGCACGCTTTGAGTGGTGAATTGAAGTTGCAAGAAAGCGGAAATAAATTGCTTTCAGGATTCTTCAATCGAGGTGTTAACGGTGGCGGTATTCTAAAGGTGAAAAAGTCTGATTTAGATACAAAAGCAAAAGAAGCGATTCGAAAAAAATTCGATGAAGCAAACGGTAGCACAGACAAAGCACTTCAAACAATCGTAATCGATGAAACATTCGAATATGAACCAATTAAGATTAACACCGAAATTTTGAAGTTAGTTAATTCTAACGATTGGACTACTAAACAGATTGCAAAAGTATATGGACTTTCTACAGATCGCTTAGGTGTGGAAGCAAACCACAGTAATACAGAACAATCTAATCGGATGTATTTACAAAACACGCTTACACATTATTTTAAGGCATTTGAAGGTGAACTATATAACAAACTAGAGGTTGATATTACTTTCAACGTTGACCGCTTTAACAGTGACGTTCAAACAACTTTTGAAAATGCAGTGAAAGCAGTGGAAAGTTCCATTATGACCATAAATGAAGCGCGTCATAAAATCGGTCTTGAGCCTATTGAAAATGGCGATAGATTAATACAAAAGAATACGAAAGAAAGCGAGGTTGCGTTATGA
- a CDS encoding phage head closure protein yields the protein MLPSNYRHRIRILEVTIEIDELLQEIEVEKELGYFWADIRTLKGEDIQTAGMEFQKNTFRFIMRYNPAITSKMIIEYQGRRYDIDEIVNDNLRNKTLTIIGRTKLSV from the coding sequence ATGCTTCCGAGTAATTATAGACATCGTATTCGCATTTTAGAGGTCACTATTGAAATAGATGAACTATTACAGGAAATTGAAGTAGAAAAGGAATTAGGCTACTTCTGGGCGGATATTCGAACGTTGAAAGGCGAGGATATTCAAACGGCTGGGATGGAATTTCAAAAGAATACGTTTCGATTTATCATGCGGTACAATCCAGCAATCACAAGCAAAATGATTATTGAATATCAAGGGCGGCGTTATGATATTGATGAAATTGTGAATGATAATTTGCGGAATAAAACACTCACGATTATTGGAAGAACGAAATTGAGTGTATAG
- a CDS encoding protein-export chaperone SecB encodes MLSDLKIDRVRVDKSEFRFNTNFHDSPETRLDLNISYDVDFMVSVDNENSGIVLLECGVNSNEEFQQVPFVIEVSIVGFFSVEKGKIQEYFVNAVSVLFPYLRAHISTLTSISGIPPVTLPSINVIKLLESIQIVEENNAAEETVEDKKIDEKL; translated from the coding sequence ATGTTAAGTGATTTAAAGATAGATAGAGTAAGAGTTGATAAATCGGAATTCCGTTTTAATACAAACTTTCATGACAGTCCTGAAACACGCTTAGATCTAAATATTAGTTATGATGTAGATTTCATGGTTAGTGTAGATAACGAAAACTCTGGGATAGTTCTGTTAGAGTGTGGGGTTAATTCAAATGAAGAATTCCAACAAGTTCCATTTGTTATAGAAGTTTCAATAGTGGGTTTCTTTAGCGTAGAAAAAGGAAAGATACAAGAATATTTTGTAAATGCAGTTAGTGTTTTATTCCCTTATTTACGTGCTCATATTTCAACACTTACTTCTATCTCAGGAATACCACCTGTAACATTACCGTCGATTAATGTTATTAAGTTATTAGAATCTATTCAAATTGTTGAAGAAAATAATGCAGCTGAAGAAACAGTTGAAGATAAGAAAATAGATGAAAAGCTATAG
- a CDS encoding head-tail connector protein, with the protein MNLVTATLENVKLSLRIDHSFDDGLITALLDTAKGYVKDAIDSDNTDGTIEGYQQYDWAVSLLTQHWYEGRFDTPKEHIPTTVQTLLQQMRGKYYASE; encoded by the coding sequence ATGAATTTAGTTACAGCAACATTAGAAAACGTTAAATTATCATTGCGTATAGATCATAGCTTTGATGATGGATTAATTACGGCATTACTTGATACAGCTAAAGGATATGTGAAGGATGCAATTGATAGCGATAATACAGATGGCACGATAGAAGGCTATCAACAATACGATTGGGCGGTTAGTTTGCTCACACAGCATTGGTATGAGGGACGCTTCGATACACCGAAGGAACATATCCCTACGACCGTACAAACGCTATTACAGCAAATGAGGGGGAAATACTATGCTTCCGAGTAA